A part of Andrena cerasifolii isolate SP2316 chromosome 10, iyAndCera1_principal, whole genome shotgun sequence genomic DNA contains:
- the Nt5b gene encoding 5' nucleotidase B isoform X1 yields MCTADAWRIAKIANYGILPRIMAFGRQRTDGLRTALRTSSSAAFTGQSDTGAIRNSTIRQSIMELENCNSHGDHGDTAPTSPQHENDPTGSRKWYRRATQRIFVNRSLHLENIKFYGFDMDYTLAEYKSPQYEQLGFTLLKDRLVSLGYPHEIKAFEYDPSFPVRGLWFDTLYGNLLKVDAYGNILVCVHGFEFLKHSQVYELYPNKFLQLDESRVYVLNTLFNLPETYLLACLIDFFTNSRQYTREKTGVKEGDLTMSFKSIFQDVRNAVDWIHLHGDLKTKTIENLDEYVKKDERLPMFLNRIRESGAKVFLLTNSDYVFTDKIMTYLFDFPHGARPDEPHRNWKTYFDTIVVDARKPLFFGEGTILRQVDTKTGALKLGTHKGPLHTGEVYSGGSCDVFTELIGAKGKDVLYVGDHIFGDILKSKKIRGWRTFLIVPELVQELHVWTDKCQLFAELQNLDVMLGEMYKNLDSSTKEKPDISKLRASIRDVTHKMDLSYGLMGSLFRSGSRQTFFSSQVVRYADLYAATFLNLIYYPFSYMFRAPAMLMPHESTVAHEQRFVMETPMISRSRTFKLADEEEEQYKPSKTLYVEFSNNQIPHARPETPRNVTHTHDEDCSDEDSDSQKQANHVRSCTRNANCK; encoded by the exons ATGTGTACCGCGGACGCgtggagaatcgcgaaaatcgcCAACTACGGGATTTTACCTCGAATTATGGCGTTCGGGCGACAGCGGACGGACGGGTTACGGACGGCGCTACGAACGAGCTCGTCCGCCGCCTTTACAGGTCAAAGTGATACGGGTGCGATTCGCAACTCAACTATCCGGCAG TCAATCATGGAACTGGAAAATTGTAATTCCCACGGAGATCATGGAGATACCGCCCCTACCTCACCTCAACACGAAAATGATCCTACTGGAAGTAGGAAATGGTACCGGCGAGCTACTCAAAG AATTTTTGTTAACCGTAGCCTCCATTTAGAAAACATCAAGTTCTATGGCTTCGATATGGACTACACGTTGGCAG AGTACAAGTCTCCGCAGTACGAGCAGCTAGGGTTCACATTGCTGAAGGATCGCCTGGTGTCTCTGGGATACCCGCATGAGATCAAAGCCTTCGAATATGATCCCAGCTTCCCAGTGCGAGGGCTGTGGTTCGACACGCTCTATGGGAATCTGCTCAAAGTGGATGCGTATGGGAACATCCTGGTTTGCGTCCATGGCTTCGAATTCCTGAAGCA CTCACAAGTATACGAGCTTTatccaaacaaatttttacaattggACGAGTCCAGGGTTTACGTGCTCAACACACTGTTCAACCTTCCCGAGACGTATTTACTAGCGTGCCTAATAGACTTTTTTACCAATTCGCGGCAATACACGCGCGAGAAGACGGGGGTGAAGGAAGGTGATCTGACTATGAGCTTCAAGAGTATATTCCAGGACGTTAGGAACGCGGTGGACTGGATACACCTCCACGGTGATTTGAAGACGAAGACTATAGAGAATCTGGACGAGTACGTGAAGAAAGACGAAAGGCTACCAATGTTTCTTAATAGGATCAGGGAGAGCGGAGCGAAAGTATTCCTGTTAACGAATAGTGATTACGTTTTTACTGATAAGATCATGACTTATCTGTTCGACTTTCCACACGGAGCAAGG CCTGACGAACCGCATAGAAATTGGAAGACATATTTTGATACTATCGTAGTAGACGCCAGGAAGCCATTGTTCTTTGGAGAAGGTACGATTTTGCGACAGGTGGACACGAAAACTGGTGCTTTGAAACTTGGGACACATAAAGGGCCGCTTCACACAG GTGAAGTTTACTCAGGAGGTTCGTGCGACGTCTTCACCGAGCTGATCGGCGCAAAAGGCAAGGACGTGTTGTACGTTGGAGATCATATTTTTGGTGATATTTTAAAGAGTAAGAAGATTAGAGGATGGAGGACATTCTTAATAGTGCCTGAGCTAGTTCAAGAGCTTCACGTTTGGACAGACAAGTGTCAATTATTCGCTGAATTACAAAACTTAGATGTTATGCTAGGGGAGATGTATAA AAATTTAGATAGCAGCACAAAAGAGAAGCCCGACATTTCCAAGCTTCGGGCGTCCATAAGAGACGTCACGCACAAAATGGATCTGTCTTACGGGCTGATGGGCTCTCTGTTCCGTAGCGGGAGTAGGCAAACCTTTTTCAGTAGCCAAGTAGTTAGGTATGCTGATCTTTACGCGGCGACCTTTTTAAATCTCATTTACTACCCGTTCTCCTACATGTTCCGAGCACCTGCCATGTTG ATGCCCCACGAGAGCACAGTGGCGCACGAGCAGAGATTCGTGATGGAGACGCCGATGATCAGCCGGTCCAGAACGTTCAAGCTTGCCGATGAAGAGGAAGAGCAGTACAAGCCTTCT AAAACTTTGTACGTGGAATTTTCTAACAACCAAATACCGCACGCGAGGCCCGAAACTCCACGCAATGTAACGCATACGCACGACGAGGATTGTAGTGACGAAGACAGTGACTCTCAGAAACAAGCGAATCATGTACGATCGTGCACAAGAAACGCCAATTGCAAATAA
- the Secs gene encoding sec synthetase — protein sequence MNNQAFSSAEKLIPATYVQQGLNAKKTRENLIRHFIEHQKWPEEGWDDATIEAFLSDLSQMDSNNFPSNCSVGEREARIISNIVARRHFRMGHGIGRSSDLEEVQPKAAGSSLMYKLTNALVLEVIRYMGVKSIAGCFLSPMATGMSLVLCMLTFKKDRPRAKYVLWSRIDQKSSFKSIFTAGLEPIVIETKIVGDEVKTDMQRLESQMAALGESVACVLTTTSCFAPRASDSIDSIAALCTQYNIPHLVNNAYGLQSTRCMHLIQEASRKGRVDAFVQSTDKNFLVPVGGAVIGSFDRNLLDRISKMYPGRASASSIMDVMITLLSLGMAGYKQLITQRKEMYSYLKEELGKLAGRYDERILETKGNPISMGMTLQFLNHHNGFQQVSMLRSILFLRNVSGARVITATECKHVVSHKFEGWGAHNSNYPVPYLTAAATLGMKRSDVDIFIQRLDKALTKVRRHSAPVTPTASLAGSSINGDAGGTGGPGESSTASTSRASSKDSLRK from the exons ATGAATAATCAGGCATTCAGTTCGGCAGAGAAGCTCATTCCTGCGACCTACGTGCAACAGGGTTTGAATGCGAAAAAGACGCGCGAAAATCTTATAAGACACTTCATCGAACAC CAAAAATGGCCAGAAGAGGGTTGGGACGACGCGACGATAGAAGCATTCCTCTCAGACCTATCGCAAATGGATAGCAACAACTTCCCCTCTAATTGTAGCGTCGGAGAGCGCGAAGCGAGAATTATATCAAACATCGTTGCAAGGCGACACTTTCGAATGGGTCATGGCATAGGTAGATCGAGCGATTTGGAGGAAGTACAACCAAAAGCTGCCGGGAGTAGTTTAATGTATAAATTAACAAATGCTCTGGTGCTCGAAGTTATTCGATACATGG GTGTAAAGAGTATAGCTGGCTGTTTTTTATCACCAATGGCTACAGGCATGAGCCTGGTGTTATGTATGTTAACGTTTAAGAAAGATAGACCACGAGCGAAGTACGTTTTATGGTCTAGGATCGATCAAAAGTCAAGCTTTAAGTCAATATTCACGGCTGGATTAGAGCCAATTGTTATCGAAACGAAGATAGTCGGAGATGAAGTTAAAACGGACATGCAAAGACTCGAATCTCAAATGGCTGCTTTAGGCGAAAGCGTTGCTTGCGTACTTACAACGACTAGTTGTTTTGCGCCTAGAGCGAGCGACTCTATTGATTCCATCGCAGCGCTTTGTACCCAATACAACATTCCTCACTTAGTAAATAATGCCTATGG CTTGCAGAGCACAAGGTGTATGCATCTCATACAAGAGGCGTCGCGGAAAGGCCGCGTCGATGCTTTCGTTCAAAGCACGGATAAGAACTTTTTAGTGCCGGTGGGCGGCGCAGTTATTGGTTCGTTTGACAGAAATCTTTTAGATCGCATATCAAAAATGTATCCAGGTCGCGCGAGCGCCAGCTCTATCATGGACGTGATGATAACGCTGTTAAGCTTGGGAATGGCGGGTTACAAGCAGTTAATAACGCAGCGCAAAGAAATGTATTCGTACTTGAAAGAAGAACTAGGGAAGTTAGCAGGAAGGTATGACGAGAGAATACTAGAAACTAAAGGGAACCCCATATCGATGGGGATGACACTTCAGTTTCTAAATCATCATAATGGCTTTCAACAAGTTAGTATGCTACGTTCAATACTATTCCTTCGCAATGTTAGCGGTGCAAGGGTAATAACTGCTACGGAATGTAAGCATGTCGTTTCACATAAGTTCGAAG GTTGGGGAGCGCATAATAGTAACTACCCAGTACCATATCTAACTGCCGCTGCAACTTTGGGAATGAAGAGATCAGATGTGGATATATTCATACAACGATTAGATAAAGCTTTGACTAAAGTGAGGAGACATTCGGCTCCAGTTACGCCGACAGCATCTCTTGCTGGATCTAGTATTAACGGGGATGCAGGAGGCACTGGTGGGCCCGGGGAATCTAGCACAGCTTCGACTAGCCGAGCAAGTAGTAAGGATAGTTTGAGAAAATGA
- the Nt5b gene encoding 5' nucleotidase B isoform X2 has product MSHPSVDEVVTSPAKTGCKVRFPADSSAFHGGPVYHLGFDLNPGMRMTRNDRSEQDLECYNEGCHYLRADKRELGHRIFVNRSLHLENIKFYGFDMDYTLAEYKSPQYEQLGFTLLKDRLVSLGYPHEIKAFEYDPSFPVRGLWFDTLYGNLLKVDAYGNILVCVHGFEFLKHSQVYELYPNKFLQLDESRVYVLNTLFNLPETYLLACLIDFFTNSRQYTREKTGVKEGDLTMSFKSIFQDVRNAVDWIHLHGDLKTKTIENLDEYVKKDERLPMFLNRIRESGAKVFLLTNSDYVFTDKIMTYLFDFPHGARPDEPHRNWKTYFDTIVVDARKPLFFGEGTILRQVDTKTGALKLGTHKGPLHTGEVYSGGSCDVFTELIGAKGKDVLYVGDHIFGDILKSKKIRGWRTFLIVPELVQELHVWTDKCQLFAELQNLDVMLGEMYKNLDSSTKEKPDISKLRASIRDVTHKMDLSYGLMGSLFRSGSRQTFFSSQVVRYADLYAATFLNLIYYPFSYMFRAPAMLMPHESTVAHEQRFVMETPMISRSRTFKLADEEEEQYKPSKTLYVEFSNNQIPHARPETPRNVTHTHDEDCSDEDSDSQKQANHVRSCTRNANCK; this is encoded by the exons ATGAGCCATCCAAGCGTGGACGAGGTGGTTACGTCGCCTGCTAAGACTG GGTGCAAAGTCCGTTTCCCAGCTGACTCGAGCGCCTTCCACGGGGGGCCTGTTTATCACCTCGGATTCGATTTAAATCCTGGGATGAGAATGACCAGGAACGATCGTAGCGAGCAAGACCTGGAATGCTACAACGAGGGCTGCCACTACTTGCGCGCGGACAAACGCGAATTAGGTCACAG AATTTTTGTTAACCGTAGCCTCCATTTAGAAAACATCAAGTTCTATGGCTTCGATATGGACTACACGTTGGCAG AGTACAAGTCTCCGCAGTACGAGCAGCTAGGGTTCACATTGCTGAAGGATCGCCTGGTGTCTCTGGGATACCCGCATGAGATCAAAGCCTTCGAATATGATCCCAGCTTCCCAGTGCGAGGGCTGTGGTTCGACACGCTCTATGGGAATCTGCTCAAAGTGGATGCGTATGGGAACATCCTGGTTTGCGTCCATGGCTTCGAATTCCTGAAGCA CTCACAAGTATACGAGCTTTatccaaacaaatttttacaattggACGAGTCCAGGGTTTACGTGCTCAACACACTGTTCAACCTTCCCGAGACGTATTTACTAGCGTGCCTAATAGACTTTTTTACCAATTCGCGGCAATACACGCGCGAGAAGACGGGGGTGAAGGAAGGTGATCTGACTATGAGCTTCAAGAGTATATTCCAGGACGTTAGGAACGCGGTGGACTGGATACACCTCCACGGTGATTTGAAGACGAAGACTATAGAGAATCTGGACGAGTACGTGAAGAAAGACGAAAGGCTACCAATGTTTCTTAATAGGATCAGGGAGAGCGGAGCGAAAGTATTCCTGTTAACGAATAGTGATTACGTTTTTACTGATAAGATCATGACTTATCTGTTCGACTTTCCACACGGAGCAAGG CCTGACGAACCGCATAGAAATTGGAAGACATATTTTGATACTATCGTAGTAGACGCCAGGAAGCCATTGTTCTTTGGAGAAGGTACGATTTTGCGACAGGTGGACACGAAAACTGGTGCTTTGAAACTTGGGACACATAAAGGGCCGCTTCACACAG GTGAAGTTTACTCAGGAGGTTCGTGCGACGTCTTCACCGAGCTGATCGGCGCAAAAGGCAAGGACGTGTTGTACGTTGGAGATCATATTTTTGGTGATATTTTAAAGAGTAAGAAGATTAGAGGATGGAGGACATTCTTAATAGTGCCTGAGCTAGTTCAAGAGCTTCACGTTTGGACAGACAAGTGTCAATTATTCGCTGAATTACAAAACTTAGATGTTATGCTAGGGGAGATGTATAA AAATTTAGATAGCAGCACAAAAGAGAAGCCCGACATTTCCAAGCTTCGGGCGTCCATAAGAGACGTCACGCACAAAATGGATCTGTCTTACGGGCTGATGGGCTCTCTGTTCCGTAGCGGGAGTAGGCAAACCTTTTTCAGTAGCCAAGTAGTTAGGTATGCTGATCTTTACGCGGCGACCTTTTTAAATCTCATTTACTACCCGTTCTCCTACATGTTCCGAGCACCTGCCATGTTG ATGCCCCACGAGAGCACAGTGGCGCACGAGCAGAGATTCGTGATGGAGACGCCGATGATCAGCCGGTCCAGAACGTTCAAGCTTGCCGATGAAGAGGAAGAGCAGTACAAGCCTTCT AAAACTTTGTACGTGGAATTTTCTAACAACCAAATACCGCACGCGAGGCCCGAAACTCCACGCAATGTAACGCATACGCACGACGAGGATTGTAGTGACGAAGACAGTGACTCTCAGAAACAAGCGAATCATGTACGATCGTGCACAAGAAACGCCAATTGCAAATAA
- the Nt5b gene encoding 5' nucleotidase B isoform X3: MWLKDANEDALPAANFVNSRRNVQNEIFVNRSLHLENIKFYGFDMDYTLAEYKSPQYEQLGFTLLKDRLVSLGYPHEIKAFEYDPSFPVRGLWFDTLYGNLLKVDAYGNILVCVHGFEFLKHSQVYELYPNKFLQLDESRVYVLNTLFNLPETYLLACLIDFFTNSRQYTREKTGVKEGDLTMSFKSIFQDVRNAVDWIHLHGDLKTKTIENLDEYVKKDERLPMFLNRIRESGAKVFLLTNSDYVFTDKIMTYLFDFPHGARPDEPHRNWKTYFDTIVVDARKPLFFGEGTILRQVDTKTGALKLGTHKGPLHTGEVYSGGSCDVFTELIGAKGKDVLYVGDHIFGDILKSKKIRGWRTFLIVPELVQELHVWTDKCQLFAELQNLDVMLGEMYKNLDSSTKEKPDISKLRASIRDVTHKMDLSYGLMGSLFRSGSRQTFFSSQVVRYADLYAATFLNLIYYPFSYMFRAPAMLMPHESTVAHEQRFVMETPMISRSRTFKLADEEEEQYKPSKTLYVEFSNNQIPHARPETPRNVTHTHDEDCSDEDSDSQKQANHVRSCTRNANCK; the protein is encoded by the exons ATGTGGCTGAAGGATGCGAATGAGGACGCCTTACCGGCTGCGAATTTCGTGAACTCGCGACGCAACGTCCAAAACGA AATTTTTGTTAACCGTAGCCTCCATTTAGAAAACATCAAGTTCTATGGCTTCGATATGGACTACACGTTGGCAG AGTACAAGTCTCCGCAGTACGAGCAGCTAGGGTTCACATTGCTGAAGGATCGCCTGGTGTCTCTGGGATACCCGCATGAGATCAAAGCCTTCGAATATGATCCCAGCTTCCCAGTGCGAGGGCTGTGGTTCGACACGCTCTATGGGAATCTGCTCAAAGTGGATGCGTATGGGAACATCCTGGTTTGCGTCCATGGCTTCGAATTCCTGAAGCA CTCACAAGTATACGAGCTTTatccaaacaaatttttacaattggACGAGTCCAGGGTTTACGTGCTCAACACACTGTTCAACCTTCCCGAGACGTATTTACTAGCGTGCCTAATAGACTTTTTTACCAATTCGCGGCAATACACGCGCGAGAAGACGGGGGTGAAGGAAGGTGATCTGACTATGAGCTTCAAGAGTATATTCCAGGACGTTAGGAACGCGGTGGACTGGATACACCTCCACGGTGATTTGAAGACGAAGACTATAGAGAATCTGGACGAGTACGTGAAGAAAGACGAAAGGCTACCAATGTTTCTTAATAGGATCAGGGAGAGCGGAGCGAAAGTATTCCTGTTAACGAATAGTGATTACGTTTTTACTGATAAGATCATGACTTATCTGTTCGACTTTCCACACGGAGCAAGG CCTGACGAACCGCATAGAAATTGGAAGACATATTTTGATACTATCGTAGTAGACGCCAGGAAGCCATTGTTCTTTGGAGAAGGTACGATTTTGCGACAGGTGGACACGAAAACTGGTGCTTTGAAACTTGGGACACATAAAGGGCCGCTTCACACAG GTGAAGTTTACTCAGGAGGTTCGTGCGACGTCTTCACCGAGCTGATCGGCGCAAAAGGCAAGGACGTGTTGTACGTTGGAGATCATATTTTTGGTGATATTTTAAAGAGTAAGAAGATTAGAGGATGGAGGACATTCTTAATAGTGCCTGAGCTAGTTCAAGAGCTTCACGTTTGGACAGACAAGTGTCAATTATTCGCTGAATTACAAAACTTAGATGTTATGCTAGGGGAGATGTATAA AAATTTAGATAGCAGCACAAAAGAGAAGCCCGACATTTCCAAGCTTCGGGCGTCCATAAGAGACGTCACGCACAAAATGGATCTGTCTTACGGGCTGATGGGCTCTCTGTTCCGTAGCGGGAGTAGGCAAACCTTTTTCAGTAGCCAAGTAGTTAGGTATGCTGATCTTTACGCGGCGACCTTTTTAAATCTCATTTACTACCCGTTCTCCTACATGTTCCGAGCACCTGCCATGTTG ATGCCCCACGAGAGCACAGTGGCGCACGAGCAGAGATTCGTGATGGAGACGCCGATGATCAGCCGGTCCAGAACGTTCAAGCTTGCCGATGAAGAGGAAGAGCAGTACAAGCCTTCT AAAACTTTGTACGTGGAATTTTCTAACAACCAAATACCGCACGCGAGGCCCGAAACTCCACGCAATGTAACGCATACGCACGACGAGGATTGTAGTGACGAAGACAGTGACTCTCAGAAACAAGCGAATCATGTACGATCGTGCACAAGAAACGCCAATTGCAAATAA